Genomic window (Paraglaciecola psychrophila 170):
AGATTAGACAGGCCAACTTCTGGTGTGATGGTGTTCGCCTTATCTGCTGAGATAGCCAGAAAATTAGGTGAACAATTTGCAGCTCAGTTAGTAGAAAAGACATACCTAGCGATTGTTCGAGGACATATTACGGATGCAGGGAAAATAGATTATGCACTCAAGGAAAAACTCGACAAGATAGCAGATAAAATGGTCAATCAAGATAAATCTGCGCAACATGCAGTCACGTTTTTTAAGCGACTAGATATATTTGAATTACCCTTTACTGTGAGCAAGTATGCATCGGCTCGATATTCATTGGTGCAACTTACGCCTAAAACGGGGCGTAAGCATCAGCTTAGGCGGCACCTCGCCCACATCAATCATCCGATTGTTGGTGATGTCGCCCATGGAGATGGTAAACATAACTCGTTCTTACGCCAACAATTTGACTTTCATCAATTAGCTTTGACATGTAAATCTATGCTCATAACGCATCCAATATCAGAAACTCCGTTATTTTTACACTGTGAATTAGACACAAATATGCTTGATTTACTGGAAAAATGGCAAATCAGTCACCATCAAATAGAAAGATTAAATAAATTGTAGCTGAGCAGAGCAATCCCTAAAACCAAATTATATAAATTAATACAACTTAATTAGGATTTTTAATATGAGCAAAATCGGTATTTTTGTAGGATCGGTCTACGGCAATGCACAACATGTAGCAGAAGAGGTGAATACGATGCTAGGGGCTCAAGGAATGGACTCTGAAGTGTTCATTGACCCCACACTAAATGACTTTACACAGGCCTCGTCTATCTTGTTTATTAGCTCAACCACAGGGCAGGGTGATATCCCGCCTAATTTGGAGTTTTTTATTGAAGATTTGCGTGAACAATTTCCATTGATGGATCAGAAACCTTTTGCCGTAGCAGGACTTGGTGATAGCAGTTATGGTGAAACGTACTGTGGAGCAGGTCGACAAATTTTCGAACTGTTAAGCGAACTACAAGGCAAACCAATTACAGAACTACTGGAGGTTGATGCTTGTGAAACTTTGGAGCCCGAAGCCGAAGTGGTAGCTTGGGCAGAGAAATTGTTGCCAGAATTGAAATGATTTTTCTAAATTTTAGATATAAAAAAAGCGCCACCGGCGCTTTTTTTAATCAGTACAAATTTAAGCTAAAGCTTTAATCTGAGCTGCAAGACGGCTCTTATGACGAGCAGCCTTATTTTTGTGGATCAAACCTTTCGTTGCCATACGGTCAAGTAGAGGTGTTGCTGCAGTATATGCAGCTTGAGCAGCTTCTTTATCACCAGAGGCGATTGCAGAAAGTACTTTTTTCAAAGATGTACGTGTCATAGATCGACGGCTAGCGTTGTGTTGGCGACGCTTCTCCGATTGTATGGCACGTTTCTTAGCAGACTTTATGTTAGCCAAGTTGGAACTCCCAAAAAAATTCTAGTCAAAATTCAAGGGTGCGGATTATGAAGATCAAGTCGCATTATGTCAATTGGTTTCGTGGGTTTTATAGGTAAATAATGGATTATCTTTAAATTAATTTATTCAACTTGTCTTGCTGACATCAATTAGTCTTTCTAAAGCCTGATTGAATTAATAGACTATTTGTCTGTTGTTCACGCATAATAGTGTTTTTGAAGGTTAGGAAGAAATGGGTGTCAGGTAAGTTATTCAAATCAGGCATGATTGTCAGTGCCATGACATTTATTTCGCGTATCTTAGGTTTAGTAAGAGATGCAGTCATTGCTAACCTATTGGGGGCAGGATCTAATGCAGATGTGTTTTTTCTTGCCAATAAAA
Coding sequences:
- the truC gene encoding tRNA pseudouridine(65) synthase TruC — protein: MLLSIIYQDEYLVAINKPSGLLVHRSMLDKHETQFAVQLLRDQIGQHVYPVHRLDRPTSGVMVFALSAEIARKLGEQFAAQLVEKTYLAIVRGHITDAGKIDYALKEKLDKIADKMVNQDKSAQHAVTFFKRLDIFELPFTVSKYASARYSLVQLTPKTGRKHQLRRHLAHINHPIVGDVAHGDGKHNSFLRQQFDFHQLALTCKSMLITHPISETPLFLHCELDTNMLDLLEKWQISHHQIERLNKL
- a CDS encoding flavodoxin domain-containing protein; protein product: MSKIGIFVGSVYGNAQHVAEEVNTMLGAQGMDSEVFIDPTLNDFTQASSILFISSTTGQGDIPPNLEFFIEDLREQFPLMDQKPFAVAGLGDSSYGETYCGAGRQIFELLSELQGKPITELLEVDACETLEPEAEVVAWAEKLLPELK
- the rpsT gene encoding 30S ribosomal protein S20; this translates as MANIKSAKKRAIQSEKRRQHNASRRSMTRTSLKKVLSAIASGDKEAAQAAYTAATPLLDRMATKGLIHKNKAARHKSRLAAQIKALA